A DNA window from Anastrepha ludens isolate Willacy chromosome 6, idAnaLude1.1, whole genome shotgun sequence contains the following coding sequences:
- the LOC128867120 gene encoding E3 SUMO-protein ligase ZBED1-like — MHKYLRASNGQGCSAATIEEKEQEEEPQAKKARYGQSNVWNFFNKSSDGKTAKCLKCGKIYQTSGNTTNMAGHLKRVHPTLTVSELPKASGHMAAYLDKKYEASSKRKRDLDSALLNFICSDLRPFYIVENEGFKQFVNALDPRYELPLRSTLLSTCYNNLFMNMRMKLKSILQEVEYCAVTTDCWTSRANEAYLTVTCHFIDPEFKLRTAVLSTSKLQNEKNHSAENIANSLCAVLIEWEVMDKVAAIVTDSARTMIKFNNA, encoded by the exons ATGCATAAATATCTTAGAGCTTCAAATGGGcaag GTTGTAGTGCGGCAACCATTGAAGAAAAAGAGCAAGAGGAAGAGCCGCAAGCCAAAAAGGCGCGATATGGTCAGTCCAatgtgtggaatttttttaataagtcctCGGATGGCAAGACTgccaaatgtttaaaatgtgGTAAAATTTATCAAACCAGCGGAAACACCACCAACATGGCGGGACATTTAAAGCGGGTACACCCAACGTTAACGGTGAGTGAGTTGCCAAAGGCTTCAGGACATATGGCGGCTTATTtggataaaaaatatgaagccTCATCGAAACGGAAGAGAGATTTGGACAGCGCATTGTTAAATTTCATTTGCTCCGATTTACGTCCATTTTACATTGTAGAAAACGAGGGATTTAAGCAATTTGTAAATGCTTTGGATCCCCGATACGAATTGCCTTTACGATCAACATTGCTTTCAACatgttataataatttattcatgAACATGAGAATGAAACTGAAAAGCATTTTGCAAGAAGTGGAATATTGCGCTGTGACAACCGACTGTTGGACATCTCGAGCCAACGAGGCTTATTTGACCGTAACTTGCCATTTTATAGATCCAGAATTTAAACTTCGCACAGCAGTACTTTCGACTAGTAAGTTACAGAATGAGAAAAATCATTCTGCAGAAAACATTGCGAACTCTCTATGTGCAGTGCTAATTGAATGGGAAGTTATGGACAAAGTTGCAGCCATTGTTACCGATAGCGCAAGAACAATGATAAAA TTCAACAATGCCTGA